The Camelus ferus isolate YT-003-E chromosome 4, BCGSAC_Cfer_1.0, whole genome shotgun sequence genome has a segment encoding these proteins:
- the LOC102511268 gene encoding protein CutA homolog isoform X1, producing the protein MIRVCVCMYALEWEGKISIFIFAGVGGLHVVLGLPSENFSLFPRPLLLAWLGPGWAVRQAAGGKARGLFRPFVPAHQPATRARRSNRLYCSVTGDAMDRLGARCPLPGCPRPSVLICLLILTASFLTYPMLRTLSLQLHSVVTGSYVSGTYSIVFANCPNEQIARDIARAVLDKKLAASVNILPKASSLYFWNGEIEEATEILLLIKTKTSKVHTLSSYIRLMHPFEIPEIFSLPMDRGDAHYLKWLEEGMKEE; encoded by the exons ATGAttcgcgtgtgtgtgtgtatgtatgcgtTAGAATGGGAGgggaaaattagtatttttatttttgcaggggTTGGAGGTTTGCATGTGGTGCTTGGGTTGCCCAGTGaaaatttctccctctttccccgcCCCCTCCTTCTGGCCTGGCTGGGACCTGGCTGGGCAGTGAGGCAGGCAGCAGGTGGTAAGGCGAGAGGGCTGTTCAGGCCCTTCGTGCCCGCCCATCAGCCAGCAACTCGGGCCCGAAGGTCCAATAGGCTGTACTGCTCAGTTACCGGCGACGCCATGGACAGGCTGGGCGCACGGTGCCCCCTGCCAGGCTGCCCGCGGCCCTCAGTCCTTATATGCCTCCTG ATCCTGACAGCTTCTTTCCTGACATACCCCATGCTCAGGACCCTTAGCCTGCAGCTCCACTCAGTTGTCACTGGCAGCTATGTCTCCGGCACTTACTCCATTGTCTTTGCCAACTGTCCCAACGAGCAGATTGCCAGAGATATTGCCAG GGCTGTCCTGGATAAGAAGCTGGCTGCATCTGTGAACATCCTGCCTAAGGCATCCTCACT GTACTTTTGGAATGGAGAAATAGAAGAGGCCACTGAGATCCTGTTG CTAATAAAGACGAAGACTTCCAAGGTCCATACGCTGTCCAGCTACATCAG GTTGATGCATCCTTTTGAAATCCCAGAGATCTTCAGTCTTCCCATGGACCGAGGAGATGCACACTATTTAaagtggctggaggagggcaTGAAGGAGGAATGA
- the LOC102511268 gene encoding protein CutA homolog isoform X2, with protein MLRTLSLQLHSVVTGSYVSGTYSIVFANCPNEQIARDIARAVLDKKLAASVNILPKASSLYFWNGEIEEATEILLLIKTKTSKVHTLSSYIRLMHPFEIPEIFSLPMDRGDAHYLKWLEEGMKEE; from the exons ATGCTCAGGACCCTTAGCCTGCAGCTCCACTCAGTTGTCACTGGCAGCTATGTCTCCGGCACTTACTCCATTGTCTTTGCCAACTGTCCCAACGAGCAGATTGCCAGAGATATTGCCAG GGCTGTCCTGGATAAGAAGCTGGCTGCATCTGTGAACATCCTGCCTAAGGCATCCTCACT GTACTTTTGGAATGGAGAAATAGAAGAGGCCACTGAGATCCTGTTG CTAATAAAGACGAAGACTTCCAAGGTCCATACGCTGTCCAGCTACATCAG GTTGATGCATCCTTTTGAAATCCCAGAGATCTTCAGTCTTCCCATGGACCGAGGAGATGCACACTATTTAaagtggctggaggagggcaTGAAGGAGGAATGA